The genomic DNA CCACAACTACAAGAGAGCCTGCCTATTGCAGTTGCTTGCTCAGCCAGTCGTGGATATCGCTCAGCTCTGCCACCACCACCTCGTGCTCCATTGGGTATTCCTGCCACCGCGCGGCCACGCCCCAGGTGTTCAGGTACTCGAAGGCGGTGCGGCCCATGGCTGGGATCACCACTGGGTCGTGCACCCCGTGCAGGCACAGGGCCGGGGTGCGTTGCTGACAGGCGCTCAGCTGATGGTTGTCGTTGAAGGTCGGTGCGTAGGTGGACAGTGCGATCACACCGCCCAGTGCTTCTTGCCACTTTATATAGGCGGTGTGCAGCACCACGGCACCGCCCTGGGAGAAGCCGGCCAGGATGATCCGCGTCAGGTCGATGCCTTGGGCCCGCTGGGCCTCGATCAGGGCAATGATCTGGTCAGCCGATTCTTCCAGCTGCGCTTCGTCGATGGCGCGGGCCGGGGTCATGGCCTTGATGTCGTACCAGCTGGGCATGGCATAGCCGCCGTTGATGGTGACGGGCCGGGTCGGCGCCTGCGGCATGACGAACCGCGTGCTCAGCAGACGCTCCTGCATGAATTCGGCAACCGGTAGGAAGTCGTAACGGTCGGCGCCCAGGCCGTGCAACCAGATCACACAGGCGTCTGCGGTTTTCTGGGGTTCGAGAATCAACGGGTGGGTCATGACTGCTCCGAAAGTGTGCGAATCGTATGAAGGCATGCGCAAAAAGAAGGCGCTGGAAATGATTGTCGGAAAAAGAATGTCGCAACGATACAACTTTCCCTACTTGACGAGCGCTTAAACGCTTTAGCCGCCAACTGTGGTACGCCCCTTGCTATGAAACCTTCGATGCAAGGGTCGGGCCGGTACGGTAACACCCTTGCCACGCGAAGGCTGTCATAGAACAGCCCATTGCGCCATTGACCCAATAACAAGCCAACAAGGGTCGGATGCGCCTCATAAGGGTGCGGTGCAATTCCGGCTCGTACAACAAGAGCGATTTGGAGGTTGTGAATGAAGATGTTGAAAACCACCCTGGCAGTCCTCACCGCTGCCGCCGCGCTGGGCGCCGTGAGCACTGCCCAGGCCGGCGCCACCCTCGATGCGGTCAAGAAGAAGGGCTTCGTCCAGTGTGGCGTGAGCGACGGTCTTCCAGGCTTCTCGGTACC from Pseudomonas putida includes the following:
- a CDS encoding alpha/beta hydrolase yields the protein MTHPLILEPQKTADACVIWLHGLGADRYDFLPVAEFMQERLLSTRFVMPQAPTRPVTINGGYAMPSWYDIKAMTPARAIDEAQLEESADQIIALIEAQRAQGIDLTRIILAGFSQGGAVVLHTAYIKWQEALGGVIALSTYAPTFNDNHQLSACQQRTPALCLHGVHDPVVIPAMGRTAFEYLNTWGVAARWQEYPMEHEVVVAELSDIHDWLSKQLQ